The following coding sequences lie in one Pempheris klunzingeri isolate RE-2024b chromosome 13, fPemKlu1.hap1, whole genome shotgun sequence genomic window:
- the tmem30b gene encoding cell cycle control protein 50B, which translates to MVKQEPELANRPDNTAFTQQRLPAWQPMLSAGIVIPGFVVIGLAFIGIGIALFVTSRSIQVLEMDYTGVEQSSPCFKCSNPDVKNCVCKLDFSINNLFKGPVFFYYGLSNYFQNYRKYGVSKDDSQLSGDLYYFKNPSDTCAPYDYDGNNKPIVPCGAIANSMFNDSFKLYQIVNGANKPVPLDGKGIAWWTDYNVKYRNPTVTPLRNAFNGTVKPIFWPQPAYELDPSDPANNGFINQDFLVWMRTAALPDFRKLYRRITEGDYVQGLPAGNYSLEIAYNYPVLSFDGRKKVVFSNVSWMGGKNEFLGIAYLVIGSMCVVMSMVMLIVYAKFKFPEED; encoded by the exons ATGGTGAAGCAAGAGCCAGAGTTAGCCAACCGGCCTGACAACACCGCCTTCACCCAGCAGAGGCTTCCTGCATGGCAGCCAATGCTCTCCGCTGGCATTGTCATCCCAGGGTTTGTGGTCATTGGACTGGCATTCATCGGCATTGGCATCGCTCTCTTTGTCACTTCACGGAGCATCCAGGTGTTGGAG ATGGACTACACTGGGGTTGAGCAATCCTCACCGTGCTTCAAGTGCTCTAACCCAGACGTCAAGAACTGTGTGTGCAAGCTGGACTTCTCCATTAACAATCTATTCAAG GGGCCTGTGTTCTTTTATTATGGTTTATCCAACTACTTCCAGAACTACAGAAAGTATGGAGTGTCTAAAGATGACAGCCAGCTGTCTGGGGACCTGTATTACTTTAAG AATCCCAGTGACACCTGTGCTCCATATGACTATGACGGCAACAACAAACCAATTGTACCATGTGGGGCAATAGCAAACAGCATGTTCAATG actCCTTCAAGCTGTATCAGATCGTCAATGGGGCAAATAAGCCGGTGCCCCTAGATGGAAAAGGGATTGCTTGGTGGACGGACTACAATGTCAAATACAGAAACCCCACTGTCACACCTCTGAGGAATGCATTCAACG GTACTGTGAAACCTATATTTTGGCCTCAGCCTGCCTACGAGTTGGACCCCTCAGATCCTGCTAACAACGGCTTCATCAATCAAGATTTCTTGGTGTGGATGAGGACGGCAGCCCTACCGGACTTCAGAAAGCTGTATCGACGAATCACAGAGGGTGATTATGTACAAGGTCTACCAGCTGGAAACTACTCCCTTGAAATTGCCTACA ACTATCCTGTTCTGAGTTTTGATGGGAGGAAGAAGGTGGTGTTCAGCAACGTGTCCTGGATGGGTGGCAAGAATGAGTTCCTGGGCATTGCCTACCTTGTGATTGGTTCAATGTGTGTCGTCATGTCCATGGTCATGCTCATTGTCTATGCTAAATTCAAGTTTCCTGAGGAAGACTGA